The window GATCCCGACAAAGAGCACAGGCTGGTGTGAAGCTCGGAAGCTTTTCCAGGCTCCCTCACCGTTTTCCCTTTGACCCACTCGGTGGCCAGCGAGCTGGAGGCGATGGCTGAGCCGCACCCGAACGTTTTGAACCGGGCGTCCACGATCTTGCCGTTCTCGTCCACCTCCACCTGTGAGAACATTTTGGGAACAACTTCAGTGCCCGCCCGGGGGGAGCAGGGcgggccctgccccgggcacGGGCAGGGCGGCTGTGCGGGAAGGCCACGCTGTGCCCTGAGGGGACACGGGCAGCTTTGTGCCTCACAGCAGCCCCATCTGACCCCTCCGCCAGGTGCCAGCGGGTCCTCAAGGTCACCTGTAGCTTCATGACGTCGCCGCAGGCCGGGGCGCCCACCAGGCCGGTGCCCACGTTCTTGGCGTTGCGGTCGAGGGAGCCGACGTTGCGCGGGTTCTCGTAGTGATCCACCACCTACGAAGGCACAGTGTCACCGAGAGCCATCCAGATTTCCCCCCGTCCCTCCCCGTGCCCCGCTCGCCCCTCACCTTTTTGTGATAGCCCAGCGCGGCCGGGGCGGAcccggcccggggccgcagcagcaccgcccccgccgccctcAGCGCCGCCATCTTGACTGAGGGGCGGTCGGAGCACGGCACCCTTTTATAACCTCGGGCGAGGAAGCCACGCCCCCGGCCACTCCCACAACCGCGCCCCCTTGCCTTAGGCCGCCGGCCGTCCGGCTCTCACCGCGACCGCGGGTTCGCTGCGAAGACCGAGCGAGCGTTGGGGGCCGCCCGCGAGAAGGGCCTCACGCTGCTTCTTAAACGATCAATAAGTAAATAAACGATGGAAGCGCTGTTTCTGTCGCGACAGGCGTTTTATCGCGATACCCGGCGCGTGTGCTGGACGCGCCGGCCACACTCAATATGGCGGCCGAGCCGCACCGCGCACGCCGCGGACCCTCCCAGAGGCCCCATGAGGGCCGCGCAGCGGGGTGCCCGCAACATTGCCTGCGCCACACTCCGGAATACAAGGGGTCACGCCGCCGCTCCGCTCAGTGCAACTCGGTCCCGCTGCGCGGCCGGGCGCGGGACGGTGCGAGCGGAGTATCACCGCTCTCCCCGCCCTGTTCGGCTGGCGGCTGCGCGGCACGGCGGGACGGGCAGCGCCGGGGCAGCCACGGCGGCCGGCGGAGCTCGGCGGCCGGCGAGCGGAGCTGCATAAgatggcggcggcgggagcTGAGGCGGCGGCCGAGGAGGAGAAGCGGCTGCCGGAGGGAGACCCCGAGTCGGGCGGAGACTCGGATGACGAGGGGGACTCTGACTCCTCCGGCGACGGCgaggatgaggagaaggagaaCGAGGCTGAGATCCAGCggctggaggagcaggtggGCCCGGCGGGCAGCGGGTGTGGCGGGAACGGAGGATAAGCCACGACTGTGCCTGTACTTTGATGCTGGGAAGTGTCAAGACGTGGATTTCCGTGGTCCTTGCGGGTCTCGTCCAACTCGGGATATTCCGTGTTTTTAAGACGCGAGTGTTTGGAGTCTGAAGTGAAAACTGAGCGTTTGGAGTGGCTTTTTGCGAGGGAAATCAGCGAGTGGAGCCCCAGTGCGCCGTTTGTACTCATTGAGGCAGCTCAGACGCCTGTGGGGGGGCTTCATTGCCTTTGAAGAAATTAAAGCACGTTTTTCTCTGTGAACAGCGACAGGACCCGAGGAAACgtctggagctgtgtcaggggagggttaggttgggtctcaggaaaaggttcttcccccagagggtggtcgggcactgaacaggctccccagggcagtggtcacggccccaaggctgccagagctcaaggagcttttggacaacgctctcagggacagggtgggattgttggggtgtcctgggtaGGGCCAGGAATTGGCCTGGGATGATCCTCGTcgtcccttccagctcaggatattccatgagTTGGCTCTTAAAAAGAGACTCTTCATTCGGGTGCATTGTGCAGCTGGAATCTGTCGTGCTTCTGCTGCATTGGGATTTATGAGCAGTAACCCTGGGAGCTTAGAGGCATGAGCTGAGCACTAAGCTTAACTTAAAGCTCTTTTAAAcctgaaagcattttttaaaaatgtctctgtGTGACCTGGAAACACCTTACGAACAAGGAGGAAGTTCGTTGCAACTCCGTTGTCTTGGCTCTGTGAACACATGAGGAgattatgatttatttttgatttcttCGTGTCCATCACTCAGCAGTGGTTTTAGAATTGATTTTTATCGTTTTTTAAGCTGTCCATCAATGCCTTTGACTACAACTGTCACTTGGATCTGATCAAGCTGCTCCgtcaggagggagagctggtgAAGCTCCGCAGAGCTCGGCAGAAAATGAGCGAACTCTTCCCCCTCACTGAAGGTACTGAGCATCCTCTGCTCCTGTTACAGCCTCCACAAGGGAAGCTTCACCTGTGGAGATTGCTGGTTCAGTGGTGAAACAACATGTTTGTGCCAGGTTTAAGCACCCTCAGGCAGGGAGTGTGACCCAGATCCCAGCAAACTCCTGCCAAAAGTGACATTTCACAGATGAGCAGCAAAAAAATTCCTTGTTGGTGGAAGCTGTGGGCAGCCCTGGAAATGGGTatctcctttttatttataaCACAGAGACAGTGTAAGTACTGCAGAGGCTGCTCTGCCAGTGGGATTTTAGTCTTGGAAAgggaagccctggcacaggttgcccagagaagctgtggctgccctatccctggaagtgtccaagaccaggttggacagggcttggaacaacctgggatagtggaaggtgtccctgcccatgacagggagtggaactggatgatctctaaggtccctttacacccaaaccattccatgattccatgttTCCTTCTGTGTCTGTGGAAACTTGCAGCCTCCAAAGCCATTTACTGTCACAAGTGTGAGGACAGGTTGGTTCCAGGTACATCCTAATCCTCTGCTCAAGGGTCTGATAAATTGCAACTTCTCCCTTAGTAAAAAGGTGCTTGTTTAGTACCAGTTTAGAAAATCTCCATAcaactttaattttaaattaattatgaGTAGTCATGGAAGTTAAAATTCCTCTCTTTGCCTTGGCCCTCTCCCTGATTTTAACTCTGCTCCTAAAAACTCTAATAAAACACCATGTGGATGTAACTTGTTATTTCTGAACAGCAGTGATGTGTtccaaatcttttccttttagaaatCTGGCTGGACTGGCTGAAGGATGAGATAAAAATGGCTTCGGAGAGCCATGAGCGAGAGAAGGTCTATGAGCTGTTTGAACGAGCTGTCAAGGATTACATCTGTAAGTCCTTAATAAATGCTGTAAAATGTCTTGTGTTACATCcagatttggctttttttttatagagaagtcttttccttctgttataATGCAGAAATTGGATTGACATTTCAAgttaatttctgaaatattcGCGTGAAGCGATGCAGCATAAATTCAATATTTTAGCTTTACTGTACTggataaacaaaaaaagaaaataaagagaactgTCATGTGTTGGTCTGTTTATTTGCAGCAAATAAGGTGTTTGGGAAGCAGAGTTGACTTGATCTCCTCAAAAATAATGAAACCCAGGCATCTATTTGTCCTTTGTTTAGGTCCTGAAATCTGGTTGGAATACGCCCAATATTCCATTGGAGGCATCGGTCAGGAAGGGGGGATCGAGAAGGTGCGGTCGATCTTTGAGAGGGCACTGACTGCAGTGGGGCTGCACGTCACcaagggcacagctctgtgggAAGCATACAGGGAATTCGAGAATGCCATCCTGGAAACAGCACAGGTGAGGCCATTCCCCAAGGCTCCCATCCCAGACAAGCtgtggagcagctcctggagtcACCTCGGGCTGTCTCCTCTGAGAAAAGGACCTTTTCAGCTCTAAAAACTGGCCCTTTGCTCTGGGAAAGCCATTCTGTGTATTTGATTGATAAATTAGTGGATTTGTGCttaaataaaatcataaaatctcAAATCCAGGAGCAAAGTTTCCCACTGCTGATTGAATCGCCGAGAACAGCTTTAAATTGAGGAGCTCCATTATCAAACAATATTCTTGCCAGTGACTATTTCTGCACAGAGTCAATCTTGTTTAAGTTTCTAGACTGTTCTCTACTTCAGCTTTTAACTCATCCATTATTCCACACTGTTTGTGCCTTGTGAGTGAGGGTATTTTATCCCTGGAAAGTACAGTTTGACATCTGCAAAATATACTTTTACGAGATGGCCAGAAtgtgaatatttcttttaatttttatagttaGCTACATAAGAGATGGGAGttaaagatgtccctgctcatggtgGGGTGGGAACTATTTCgttttaaaggtcctttcctaCCCCATTCTCTGAAATGCCCTAACAAAGGAGTAACAGGAGAATGCCCTTTCATTCCCAAACACAATCAAAGCTGGAAGTTCCAAATCATCTCTCCACACCCCAGGGATTTACTGAAACCTCTTTGGTGGTTTGTGAAGCAGCACAGTTACTTGTTCTCCTTGATCATTTCCCCGTGCTTGTGTCAGCTTTCAGTCAGGAATGCTTTTCCCATTGACCCAGTGGAGTGATCTCCAAGTTTTAGCTTTCCCAGCAGTGAAATGCGAGTTGGCCGTGTGTGTCCACTTGGATCTCGGCTCCCCCGGCTCATAAACAACCCCCCATCGTGTCCATCAGCTTGGAGCTGACTGAATTCCCTCCTTTTGTTGGTAGCCAGCCCCTGGCAGCGTTCCATCCccggagcagcagcaggtgctgtGCAGCCAGCTCGAGAAGATCCACACACTGTTCCGGCGCCAGCTGGGGATCCCACTGCTGGGTAAGAgccggagggagggagggaagagctgggatACACTGATCCAGCCACTGGGCACCAGGGTTCTTTTGGTAGAGCCACACAAGCTGCAGCTGGAATTCCTGTGTTCCCTTTAATCAATGCCATTTGCCTTGTGAGTGAGGCACAGATCCTTTTGGATTAGGAGTATTCTTATTTATTGACACTTGGGTTATGTGATTGCTCAGAGCTTTTTAAAGTGCAGGTGATGAGCACAAAATGTGACCACTAGAAATGAGGAATTTGCCTCATGAATGAGGCACAAATCCCTTTGGAccagaaatatttgtatttatttaaaccTAGTGTATCTGGTTGCTCGGAGCATAATTTGAGGCTATTTAAAGTGCAAGGGATGAGCACAAAACGGGACCATTAGAAATGAGGAATTCAGCTGGGATTGCTGCATAAAAACCTTGGTAGGGAGTATCTCTGACAGCTGGATTGTTGAAATTCTTCCTTGTCTAGTTCCTATTTTAAACTCTTGAGTCCCTTTTCTTGCTGCTTTGCTCACAAGAGAAAGTCAAACATAGTTCTTTGACTTCATTTCCATATGGAGAGACTTTGGtttcttaaattttctttaaagcctTGGGGAAAATTTTGCCCCTTTGGTTTTCTAATTCCAAATGGGCAGGTTTAATATAACTTGCCCTGAGTTTGCTGTAGGATACTGGATAAGGTGAGGTGTCTGAACCCTTGAAGTGTGCAGTAGTGTGATAGATCCCAAAAGGGGAtaagtaaatatttattataaatattatataaataacaATAGGAATATATGTTAGAGCCAAACATAGgttgaaatctgattttttttagtcCCATAAGTGCATTATTAATGAGGCTTCATGTCTATTCTCATAGACATGGAGGCTTCATATGCTGAATATGAGGAGTGGTCAGAAGAGCCAATTCCAGAAACAACAatcaaaaattacaaaaaagcTCTACAGCAATTGGAGAAGTGCAAACCCTATGAAGAGGCACTGGTAATGCTGTCACTTGTATCTTGCTTTAAAACTAAGAGTGAATTGCTTTGGGGTGacttattttttcccaaatttatTAGTTTCTAATCCCGGAGATAAAGCAGCTGAGTGTTGCTGGGGGACTTGAGCTGTGAGCAATGGGGGACAGAAGAAGCCTCACAACTGGGAATACTGGGAATTATTGAATCTATTGAGTGTGTCAGGCCACCCTAAGGTGCACATGAGTGTTCCAGCTGTTTTTTCCAGCATTGAGGAATAACAAGTAGGGATCTGAGTGGTTTCAGAGCAGGCTGGTGTTCAGAGGTGTGTGAAAATCAAAAGCTGCTGATGTTTAAGAGTTTAGAGGCAAGTTTCTTATGTGAAATTTTGCATGAGACCTGCTCTGGGGAACAGCTGAACTGTTTgaattgtgttttatttaagAGTTTAATGTTTTGTCTCCCTGTTTGTTTCCCAGCTGGGTGCTGAAACACCAAAGCTGGCAGAATACCAGGCTTACATTGATTTTGAAATGAAAGCAGGTGATCCAGCTCGCATTCAGTTGATCTACGAGAGAGCCTTGGCTGAGAACTGCCTTGTCCCAGATCTCTGGGCACGTTACAACCAGTATTTGGTAAGGAAATAAACTTAAAACTGCAcacattttccttatttttatttccctggtttattgttttttaaCCTCAGTGGCTGACAAACAGCCAGTAAGTTCTACTTTAATCCTACCCTTTAGTCTTTAAATCCTCCAGaaactgttttttctcctcacCTTTGCATTCCTCCTGTTTTTAGAGGTGTGTTTATTAATCAGGTGAGCATTTGAACACTTTTTTCCTCGAGCTGTGTATTTTCTCTGCAGAATTAAATGTTTTGGCCATTGAGCTCCAGCTGCACTGAAGTAAACCCAGCTGTTCAGCCCATATTTCCATGGGGTTGGTTAGTGCAGTCTGAAGCTGATCCTGAGCTCCAGAGGCAGGACAGAAGGTGGCTGGATTAAGGGATCAGGGTGACTCCCTGCAGGAGGCTCATCCAGGCCCAGTTGCTCCGTCATCTCTTTATCTTCCCAGCTGGAGACAGCAGGTTGCAGGTGGAACAGCACCTGCATCAGTAGGCTGTGTGTGatcctttcttctcctcttaCATTCCAGTTgggaatttaaaatttaaaataaacattatcTCACTGGCAGAAAACACCTCACTGGTTTGGTAGTTCCAATTCGTGTTGCTCATTTGAAGGTGTTCCCTGGCTTTTTGGGAATATAGAATTTGAAACACCCAGCTCAgattttcaaatacaaaatggaagtgcctttttgttttttttttcccaaatgatgGCTCTTTGTAAGATGGGATTTGGCTCAGATGGTCTCTCTGGCTGACAGGAACTTGAACTTTGTTGTATGATTCTTCCAGGACCGGCAGCTCAAAGTGAAGGAGTTGGTTTTATCCGCCCACGACCGCGCTGTCAGGAACTGCCCCTGGACAGTTGGGCTGTGGATTAGGTACCTCCTGGCCATGGAGAGGCACAGGGTGGATCACAGCATCATTTCTGGTAAAGAAAGGCCACCTCAGCAGAACTTCTTTACAGTTCTGCCCTCTGAATAACCTGTGGCAAGTGGGACTTGCAGGATTTGTTTCCACCTGCTGCAGTCTCAGAGCCGCTGCCACGTACAGCAAATGCTTCTAGGGCTGCTTTTggtgagcagctgcagctctgagcaaGCAATGAACAACTTAGAATGAACATTCCTGAATTAAACTGGCTTTAAGTCCACTTCTTAAGCCAGTTTACTTTGTAgaatttcttgtcttttcctgttttcccagaAACCAGTggtgtatgtgtatatatttattgtGCTATGACTGCAGTTTGCTAATTTTGACAATGAAAAGTAATTGTGTTTGAGTTTTCTCCcctattttctttcagaaatgtttgAAAAAGCTCTGAATGCAGGTTTTATCCAGGCAACAGACTATGTAGAGATCTGGCAGGCATATCTGGATTACCTGAGAAGAAGAGTAGATTTTACACAAGGTCTGTATGATAAATGTGGGAATAAGTATTTAAACTGTTTTCTATGTACTTCTCTGAAACACTGGTAttactgtttgggtttttttaaataacagtaTTTTCATCTTTCTCAGAAGTTAAATTCATATGTTTTATAGACACTGACTGGCCAGAAAGTAATTGGTTTAAAGCAGCTCCTTGCTGGCAGAGTAGATTATGCTGTTGCAAATCTGCCCTGCCTTGTGTTTTTGATACCTAATGGTATTTTATTATGCATGTAGTGAGTTTTTGTTAGTGAGTAATAAATTTAGGTAATAATAGCCGTAAGAAGAAGaagtaataaatttaatcttCACCACTAACTCATAAAATCATTGTGGGTATTAAGGAAAATGTTTTAGTGGATGAGaaattgaaattaattattattttaaggtaattctttcttttttttctcctaaagaCTCAAGTaaagagctggaggagctgcgcTCTGCCTTTGCACGTGCTGTGGAGTACTTGAAACAAGAAGTAGAAGAGAGTGAGTTAAATCATCCAATATGTTGTTTTCTTcattcagaataatttttataaGACCAGTTCTCCACACAATGTTTAACTTGTCTTCAAGGGTCTTGAACATCTTAAGAAAGCTCCAGATAAGCATTTCAACTCCATGGAGAACTTGTTTAATAAACACTTTATTTCCAAGAGCCGAGTACAACAAACagtctttgtttttattcctaGGATTCAGTGAAAGTGGAGATCCATCCTGCACCATCATGCAGAACTGGGCAAGAGTTGAGGTGAAGTTTCTCTCTGCTGTATTTAAATTACTGAACTAGATAATAAAATTGATTGTTTTAACATTCCAGCCAAGTAGAAAATTCCTTTTCTACTTTGGAATTTTGTCTGGGTTGCTTCAATGAGTAAATGTGCTGGTGCAGTCACTACAAGtggatgttttattttccttccttcgCCATGGGCTCTTAGGAGTTGGGATCAGTCGTGTTACCTGTGTGCTGTGATTTCTCTGGGCACAAGGCATGGGATGGGTTGCCAAAATGTTGACCATTGGAATCCTCTGAACGATGTGGGCCTGAAGctgaattaattatttcatttcatgcCCAGTTagggagggagaaaataagTACATCCAGGTGTGGTTCAGGTTATGCTAAAGCAGTTCTAAGTCACCTGTCTGGTGTATTGATAGACCTCCACAGTCAGATCAGGTGAATCCAGCTTGGGTCTCCTAAGCCATTTCCCCTCTTCCTAAACACAAAGCAAGCTCTCAGTTTGGGGGAAGAGCTGAAGTGCTCTATTACGTActatcaaatatttttttataatgacaaaaaagaaatatatgtgGCAGCCAGAACCAAGGCAGATGTTTGAGGTGGGCAGGGAAGTATTATTAAAGAGTAGAAATTAATCTAAGGGTGTATCTTCCTGGGTCTGTCTGCATCACCTGTGGTCTTCCCTTGGTTTGGGTGCTGGGATTTAATGGTGTTGAACGAATGATCCTAAATGATATTGGGTATTTTGGGTGCTCTGTTCCAGGCCCGCCTGTGTAACAACATGCAGAAAGCCAGAGAGCTCTGGGACAACATTATGACTAAAGGAAATGCCAAATATGCAAACATGTGGCTGGAGTACTATAACCTGGAAAGGTAAGATCTTGGCTGCGGGGGGAGAGTTAATTCCTTTTTGATTTCCTCATCTGTGTGAGGCAAAGCTTAGCTTAGCATGGGTTTGCTTCTTTTGGGTTTGGAGGTtcttggagcagctctgctgtgtatTCCAGGAGTGCTACAGCACCAGTGTGaagtgggagctgctggggaaggagggggaaggttTTCATGGATGTAGTAGCTGTGTTGTGGCCCTGCTGTGAGGTTtggcccctcagtgccctcccctcctgcagagcccacggggacacccagcactgcaggaaggCCCTGCACCGCGCCGTGCAGTGCACCAGCGACTACCCCGAGCACGTCTGCGAGGTGCTGCTCACCCTGGAGAGGATTGAAGGTAATTAATTGGCTCAGAGAAGGGTAATTAATTGCCTGCTCCTCACCTCATCTTACCCAGCCTGGTTAATGTGTGATGACACAGAGTGAATTTTGATCCGGTGTTTTTGTGTTCACTTTCCTTTCACTGCTGTCCTGTACACTCACAGCTCtgtcttctttccttctcttctggcTCGATTTGGAGCCTGCTAAAATTACTGGATTTTTCCATACCCCTTTGGAGTATCAAAGTCTAAGTGAGGGGTTTCTGCTCTGCTTggcttctgtttttattttcttcgAAGCTACTTGTTCTAGTTAAAATTTTCATGTGTAAAGGTTAATATTAAGAGCAAGTTCCATGAAGTGAATCACTCTTCTTTTTCcagaattgtatttttaaattatgagaGAGCTAAATACGAGActtgtaaaattattttcactttatCCATCAGGAACACTGGAAGACTGGGATGCAGCTGTTCAAAAAACAGAGAACAGATTAGCTCGAGTTAATGAACAAAGAGCAAAGGTCAGAACTTTGTGAGCTACTGAAACAGTTTATACACCCTAATTAAGATCATGCTCATCTGAATGTCAGATTTCTCTTGTTACTTCCCAGCCTGACTTGTCTTAAAGCCTCAGAACTATTGATTTTTGGTTTAAAACTATGGTTAACAACCTCTCTTGATGCTTTTCATCTTTCCCCTTTTGACCCTTGGGAGGATACAAGAGTGCTGTGCactccaggaaagctgggagagCAAATAACTGAGATGTGCTTTAAATGATGTTCCCATTAGTGCTGTGGTTAATGTAGCTCAGGAGAAAACCCTCTGGGTCCAGTGCTCCAGAAAATGCTCTGCCATCTGcagtcactggaaaaaaattaataaataaaccTTACCTCTTTGTAGGCTGCTGAGAAAGAAGCTGCTCTGgcaaagcaggaggaggagaaagctgAGCAACGAAAACAGGCTCGGGCAGAAAAGAAAGCTTCCAAAAAGGCTAAAAAAGCCAGGACTGGAGACAAGCGCAAGGCAGACGATGAGGATGAGGGAGAATGGGGACAGGaagaaggtaaaaataaaataaaattaaaatctcagaCCTCTGGCAACAGGGTTATTTTGTGTTAGAGGCAGATGAGGAATTGCCATCACTCGTGtcttcagagctgctgtgctttcAGGGCTTCTCTCTCCTGGAAGGTCTTTGTTGTGGTaatgaaatgaaagcaaagctgaaTGGTTTTTGACCAACagaaatatatgtttttaaGAATTCTAGAGTTTTCTAGgcttttcttattttgaagaaatattttttcttttttttttaaagtcgTTTTTCTGACTCATCATATGACGCCAAGCCATGTGTGTAAATTGGGTTATTCGCTATTGCTGCAGGCTCTGGGAAGTTGATAACAGAGGACTTTAATAGGTTGCAGCCCCTGGGAGTTTTGGGAgcttttagattttctttttttaa of the Pseudopipra pipra isolate bDixPip1 chromosome 18, bDixPip1.hap1, whole genome shotgun sequence genome contains:
- the ISCU gene encoding iron-sulfur cluster assembly enzyme ISCU yields the protein MAALRAAGAVLLRPRAGSAPAALGYHKKVVDHYENPRNVGSLDRNAKNVGTGLVGAPACGDVMKLQVEVDENGKIVDARFKTFGCGSAIASSSLATEWVKGKTVDEALKIKNTDIAKELCLPPVKLHCSMLAEDAIKAALADYKLKQDPNKESEKKANNA
- the SART3 gene encoding squamous cell carcinoma antigen recognized by T-cells 3, yielding MAAAGAEAAAEEEKRLPEGDPESGGDSDDEGDSDSSGDGEDEEKENEAEIQRLEEQLSINAFDYNCHLDLIKLLRQEGELVKLRRARQKMSELFPLTEEIWLDWLKDEIKMASESHEREKVYELFERAVKDYICPEIWLEYAQYSIGGIGQEGGIEKVRSIFERALTAVGLHVTKGTALWEAYREFENAILETAQPAPGSVPSPEQQQVLCSQLEKIHTLFRRQLGIPLLDMEASYAEYEEWSEEPIPETTIKNYKKALQQLEKCKPYEEALLGAETPKLAEYQAYIDFEMKAGDPARIQLIYERALAENCLVPDLWARYNQYLDRQLKVKELVLSAHDRAVRNCPWTVGLWIRYLLAMERHRVDHSIISEMFEKALNAGFIQATDYVEIWQAYLDYLRRRVDFTQDSSKELEELRSAFARAVEYLKQEVEERFSESGDPSCTIMQNWARVEARLCNNMQKARELWDNIMTKGNAKYANMWLEYYNLERAHGDTQHCRKALHRAVQCTSDYPEHVCEVLLTLERIEGTLEDWDAAVQKTENRLARVNEQRAKAAEKEAALAKQEEEKAEQRKQARAEKKASKKAKKARTGDKRKADDEDEGEWGQEEELPSKRHRGEGDGVLPEEDMEVETGLFGRSAPAKPDGPANPKERASTSRKDIPKVFHDSSKDKVTVFVSNLAYTMAEPEAKLRELFGSCGEVAEIRPVFSNKGTFRGYCYVQFKEEESALQALGLDRTAVEGRPMFVSPCVDKNKNPDFKVFRYSTTLEKHKLFISGLPFSCTKEELEEVCKAHGNVKDIRLVTNRAGKPKGLAYVEYENEAQASQAVLKMDGLTVKDHVIKVMISNPPLRKLPEAGRASTFPAPRQVYGARGKGRTQLSMMPRALQRQNNPMAKAENGMVQNSPATSSEPPAEPKKMSNADFAKMLLKK